One window of the Candidatus Jettenia sp. genome contains the following:
- a CDS encoding glycoside hydrolase, translated as MITGLLGTASVLAAMHVDSTDTHTQQGIEVSLPRNQLEHLEQLANYGNVMKEQLGEKVKLLSAGNQRLIGLGEKWDKLKPVLEKLMEKGSSPRKAPQYNILTPGSAFNSSDDFLSRFAGMTQSQTSSAWCGTNAMIAFNDSGSFMRTFIDPVACGDFSFIGWSRSINPAATTPTFTDKGVMTPGPNPRGIVLQDLLGDVKAVCMSPERFYCSSISTLYKRTISGDFVIQSAISVAKSLDGGETFGSAVPVAQKPTGGYPSYVLDKPWMAVKSGNSAATDTLYVTYTSVNSSFDTIEFVKSVNGGAAWSAPIVIGTAPSYSGVVQGSQVVFSPLPAPNGTIYITWEEYDTFPCGDRRIKIRKSIDNGATFSAPVQVADIVGCGDGFRMQGNFSNFMDNSGLAVNPKNGNVYVVYQDGKGPSLPDSFGECGYYNFSDIYFRRSTDGGSTWSDPIKVNSDSANAKIDQFMPGIAVEKDTGRILVTFYDRRHDIKRNFTIRFWRAISSDSGNTWTNQSSMSGAFPAITGWEDDLFDDHYMSDYEAPSSDSAGTSTSGFITNWSDNTLGDANIQFQKIP; from the coding sequence TTGATTACAGGTTTATTGGGGACAGCCTCTGTTTTGGCAGCTATGCACGTTGATAGTACCGATACTCATACGCAGCAAGGAATTGAGGTCTCTCTTCCAAGAAACCAATTAGAACACCTTGAACAACTTGCTAACTACGGGAATGTCATGAAGGAACAACTTGGGGAAAAGGTTAAGCTGCTTTCTGCCGGAAATCAAAGACTTATCGGGCTTGGAGAAAAATGGGATAAGCTCAAACCTGTTTTAGAAAAATTAATGGAAAAAGGAAGTTCTCCGAGGAAGGCTCCTCAATACAACATACTTACGCCCGGAAGTGCTTTTAATTCTTCAGACGATTTCTTATCCAGGTTTGCCGGAATGACTCAAAGCCAAACGAGCTCTGCGTGGTGTGGAACAAATGCCATGATAGCCTTTAACGACTCCGGAAGCTTTATGCGTACATTCATTGATCCTGTAGCGTGCGGAGACTTCAGCTTTATCGGATGGTCCCGTTCAATCAATCCTGCTGCCACCACGCCAACCTTTACAGATAAAGGGGTAATGACTCCCGGCCCCAATCCTCGAGGCATAGTACTTCAAGACCTCCTGGGTGATGTTAAAGCAGTGTGCATGAGTCCTGAGCGTTTCTATTGCAGTAGTATTTCAACGCTTTATAAACGAACAATTTCTGGTGATTTCGTCATACAAAGCGCTATCTCTGTTGCTAAATCTCTGGATGGTGGTGAAACGTTTGGGTCAGCAGTTCCTGTAGCCCAAAAACCTACTGGCGGTTATCCCAGCTACGTATTAGATAAGCCATGGATGGCTGTAAAATCCGGTAACAGCGCTGCTACTGATACGCTTTATGTAACGTATACCAGTGTTAACTCTTCTTTTGATACAATCGAATTTGTTAAATCCGTTAATGGAGGAGCTGCATGGTCGGCGCCTATAGTTATCGGCACTGCTCCGAGCTATTCTGGAGTAGTTCAAGGTTCGCAAGTAGTCTTTTCTCCACTTCCAGCACCAAATGGTACAATTTATATAACCTGGGAAGAATATGATACATTTCCTTGTGGCGATCGACGCATTAAAATAAGAAAATCCATAGATAATGGAGCTACCTTTTCAGCCCCGGTACAGGTCGCCGATATTGTAGGCTGTGGTGACGGCTTTCGTATGCAAGGAAATTTCAGTAACTTCATGGATAATTCCGGATTGGCGGTAAATCCAAAAAACGGCAATGTTTATGTGGTCTACCAGGATGGAAAAGGCCCATCCTTACCAGACTCATTTGGGGAGTGCGGTTACTACAACTTTTCAGACATCTACTTCAGGCGTTCTACCGATGGAGGCTCAACCTGGTCAGACCCTATCAAGGTGAATAGTGACTCTGCGAATGCAAAAATTGATCAGTTCATGCCAGGTATTGCCGTGGAAAAGGACACAGGCAGGATACTGGTCACTTTCTATGATCGCAGACATGATATAAAAAGGAACTTTACCATACGGTTTTGGCGTGCTATTTCCAGTGACAGTGGAAATACCTGGACAAACCAGTCATCAATGAGTGGTGCTTTTCCGGCCATCACTGGTTGGGAAGATGATTTGTTCGATGACCACTACATGTCAGATTACGAAGCCCCATCTTCTGATAG
- a CDS encoding tetratricopeptide repeat protein, with amino-acid sequence MTPNTGSKSSHYTRASIYCQKDSSGFSSQITRQLSKVRFAGRWKILTAKSSRSYIFIALLVFAAIGGIFGCATQKNQQNTLKEQSEYRRAMELQEQKTSKDIEDEISKKVPEMTAEGYEKSGDDYLRRDNIGMAFIQYDKALRLDPKQTGIRNKTGHLFLRRGLMEEAMREFEEVIKNDPLNAPAYEGKGMVFIARNDFDTAKEYFRQAIHIDPERWQSHTLLGIIHDRQGEFAVAINEYHNAIKINPNASILYNNLGMSYYLKGEYEKSVETLTTALKIEPTNQIFYNNLGLALCRLNRYDEAFTAFKKGGDEAGAYNNIGCVYMKEQKYEEALRSFEKAIEIKPSYYVKAHENKAMVKEAMEKQTR; translated from the coding sequence ATGACACCAAACACCGGTAGTAAGTCTTCTCATTACACCAGAGCCAGCATCTATTGTCAAAAAGATAGTTCCGGGTTTTCGTCTCAAATAACCCGACAACTATCGAAGGTCAGATTTGCGGGGCGATGGAAGATACTAACTGCAAAATCATCACGTTCATACATTTTTATAGCTCTTCTTGTATTTGCAGCAATAGGAGGCATATTCGGATGCGCTACACAAAAAAACCAGCAGAATACTCTCAAAGAGCAGAGCGAATATAGAAGAGCGATGGAACTGCAAGAACAAAAAACTTCAAAAGATATTGAAGATGAAATATCAAAGAAGGTACCTGAAATGACGGCAGAGGGATATGAAAAATCGGGAGATGATTATCTGAGACGGGATAATATTGGGATGGCTTTCATCCAGTATGATAAAGCCCTTCGTTTAGACCCAAAACAAACAGGCATACGTAATAAAACAGGGCATCTCTTCCTCAGAAGGGGATTGATGGAAGAAGCAATGAGAGAGTTTGAAGAAGTTATAAAAAATGACCCTCTTAACGCACCTGCTTACGAGGGTAAGGGTATGGTATTCATTGCAAGAAACGATTTTGATACAGCGAAAGAATACTTCAGGCAGGCAATACATATTGATCCGGAACGGTGGCAGTCGCACACGCTTCTTGGAATAATTCACGACCGTCAGGGAGAATTTGCAGTTGCTATCAATGAATATCATAATGCCATAAAAATTAATCCAAATGCGAGTATCCTGTATAACAATCTGGGGATGTCATATTATTTAAAAGGGGAATATGAAAAATCAGTAGAAACCTTAACTACAGCATTAAAGATTGAACCAACAAACCAGATATTTTATAACAATTTAGGCCTGGCCTTATGCAGGTTGAACAGGTACGATGAGGCCTTTACTGCATTTAAAAAAGGCGGAGATGAAGCGGGTGCGTATAATAATATAGGATGTGTCTACATGAAAGAACAAAAATACGAGGAGGCGCTTCGCTCTTTTGAAAAAGCAATTGAAATCAAACCAAGTTATTACGTAAAGGCCCACGAAAACAAGGCGATGGTAAAAGAAGCTATGGAAAAACAAACCCGGTAA